The following are encoded in a window of Flavobacterium psychrotrophum genomic DNA:
- a CDS encoding leucine-rich repeat domain-containing protein, giving the protein MFKYTAIALLASIFVYAQNPSPIKAMVYQSVPEALTNKDNATQLNFRDKGLFHAPQDLEKLQELTFLNLMGNNLETVEPAILSLKKLEVLNLKLNNIKYLPEDIGNLKKLIRLDASDNGLTLLPKTLSKLKQLQFLHLSYNSITALPAEIGNCKTLEVLQLDSNQLSFLPKEISNLSNLKQLHLGHNQFNEFDGMWTQLKNLEELNLEFNYLRGFPEEISALTKLKSLIINNNELAQLPNGITKLAQLELLSLSNNKLTTLPENIGQLANLKTLMINGNPLTPAEKQRLKKVLPDCKIYF; this is encoded by the coding sequence ATGTTTAAATATACAGCCATTGCATTGTTAGCATCAATATTTGTTTATGCGCAAAACCCCAGCCCTATTAAAGCGATGGTTTATCAGAGTGTGCCTGAAGCACTGACTAATAAAGATAATGCCACACAGCTAAACTTTAGGGATAAAGGTTTGTTTCATGCACCACAGGATTTAGAAAAGCTACAGGAACTAACGTTTCTTAACCTTATGGGTAATAACCTCGAAACGGTAGAACCGGCCATACTTTCCCTTAAAAAACTTGAAGTATTAAACCTTAAGCTAAACAACATTAAATACCTGCCGGAAGATATTGGCAACCTCAAAAAGCTGATACGCCTGGACGCGTCAGACAACGGGCTTACCCTACTACCCAAAACACTTAGTAAATTAAAGCAGCTGCAATTTTTGCACCTGTCTTATAACAGCATCACGGCCCTGCCTGCCGAAATTGGCAATTGCAAAACACTTGAAGTACTACAACTTGACAGTAATCAGCTTAGCTTTTTACCCAAAGAAATTTCAAACCTCAGCAACCTTAAGCAACTGCACCTGGGGCATAACCAGTTTAATGAATTTGATGGTATGTGGACACAGCTTAAAAACCTTGAAGAACTAAACCTGGAGTTTAACTACCTGCGTGGTTTTCCTGAAGAGATAAGCGCACTTACTAAATTAAAATCGCTTATTATAAATAATAACGAACTGGCGCAACTGCCTAATGGCATTACAAAACTGGCACAGTTAGAGTTGCTGTCGCTTTCTAATAATAAGCTAACTACACTGCCTGAAAACATTGGGCAGTTAGCTAATTTAAAAACACTTATGATAAATGGCAACCCATTGACACCAGCCGAAAAGCAGCGCCTTAAAAAAGTACTGCCGGATTGCAAAATTTACTTTTAG
- the mgrA gene encoding L-glyceraldehyde 3-phosphate reductase, which produces MSYTPSSSRYSTMQYRRCGNSGLKLPALSLGLWHNFGFVNDFENSRNILHTAFDNGITHFDLANNYGPPPGSAEEVFGKILHTDFAGYRDELIISSKAGYTMWDGPYGDWGSKKYLVSSLDQSLKRMKLDYVDIFYHHRSDPDTPLEETMAVLDLIVRQGKALYAGISNYNAEQAQKAIAILKELGTPCLIHQPKYSMFVRDPENGLLNVLGTNGVGCIPFSPLAQGLLTDKYLNGIPQDSRIATSGVFLNESHITEERIEKIKQLNSIAQQRGQKLAHMALSWLLKDDRVTSVLIGASKPAQVLDSIQSLNNITFSDSELKAINDILK; this is translated from the coding sequence ATGAGTTACACACCATCATCTTCAAGATACAGTACAATGCAATACCGCCGCTGTGGAAACAGTGGGCTAAAACTACCTGCGCTTTCGCTGGGGCTATGGCACAACTTTGGATTTGTAAACGATTTTGAGAACAGCCGCAACATACTGCACACGGCTTTTGACAACGGCATTACACACTTTGACCTTGCCAATAACTATGGGCCACCACCGGGATCTGCAGAAGAAGTATTCGGGAAGATATTGCATACTGATTTTGCAGGCTATCGCGATGAGCTTATCATAAGCAGCAAAGCAGGCTATACCATGTGGGACGGCCCTTATGGCGACTGGGGCAGCAAAAAATACCTGGTATCAAGCCTTGACCAGAGCCTAAAGCGCATGAAGCTTGATTATGTGGATATTTTTTACCACCACCGTTCGGACCCTGATACTCCGCTGGAAGAAACCATGGCAGTACTCGACCTCATCGTACGCCAGGGTAAAGCCTTATATGCCGGTATTTCTAATTACAATGCAGAGCAGGCTCAGAAAGCCATTGCAATTTTAAAAGAACTGGGCACACCCTGCCTGATACACCAGCCCAAATACAGTATGTTTGTACGCGATCCTGAAAACGGGTTATTAAATGTACTGGGTACTAATGGCGTAGGCTGTATCCCCTTCTCCCCACTTGCGCAGGGATTGCTGACGGACAAATACCTCAACGGCATACCGCAAGATTCACGAATTGCCACAAGCGGCGTTTTCCTTAATGAAAGCCACATTACCGAAGAACGAATTGAAAAAATTAAACAGCTTAACAGCATTGCGCAACAACGCGGCCAAAAGCTGGCACATATGGCACTGTCCTGGCTGTTAAAAGATGACAGGGTAACATCGGTACTTATTGGCGCAAGTAAACCTGCCCAGGTACTTGATTCTATTCAAAGTCTTAATAACATTACATTTAGCGATAGCGAATTAAAGGCTATTAATGATATCCTTAAATAA
- a CDS encoding fatty acid desaturase family protein, giving the protein MSTRLKFNNTTKSQFMATTRARVDQYFKDEGISPNANGLMWGKTAIFLGGFFALYGLVISGLFSPWAMLPLVILLGMFKAFVGFNICHDAIHGSFSSKNYINTIFSYVFHLLGASPYVWTITHNAVHHTYTNIPGHDEDIDVAPGLIRISEEDPVNSIQRYQHWYAFPLYSLASLSWAFRKDYKKFFQDKVGQVSVKHPKIEYFNLFFYKAVYYFLFIMLPLLVLDITGWQFVAGFLIMHMAQGLTMGLVFQLAHVVEGTDYPVPNDNGNIEEAWAEHQMRTTANFASDCKFSAFFLGGLNRQIEHHLFPKVCHIHYAKIGEIVKLTAHEFDIPYIQSRTFLCAMKSHIRVLKKFGYEARMSA; this is encoded by the coding sequence ATGAGTACCAGGTTAAAGTTTAATAATACCACAAAGTCGCAATTTATGGCAACTACCCGTGCAAGGGTAGACCAGTATTTTAAAGACGAAGGAATATCTCCTAACGCTAATGGGCTTATGTGGGGTAAAACAGCTATCTTCCTAGGTGGTTTTTTCGCCTTGTACGGACTTGTTATTTCAGGATTGTTTAGCCCGTGGGCAATGTTGCCACTTGTTATATTGCTGGGAATGTTTAAAGCCTTTGTGGGGTTTAATATATGCCACGATGCCATACATGGATCTTTTTCATCAAAAAACTACATCAATACAATTTTTAGTTATGTATTTCATCTCTTGGGTGCAAGCCCTTATGTATGGACCATAACCCATAATGCTGTACATCATACCTATACTAATATACCGGGACATGACGAGGATATCGACGTAGCACCGGGACTAATCCGCATATCTGAAGAAGATCCTGTAAACAGCATACAAAGATACCAGCACTGGTACGCATTTCCGCTGTACAGCCTTGCCTCGCTATCATGGGCATTCCGTAAAGATTATAAAAAATTCTTTCAGGATAAAGTAGGGCAGGTAAGCGTTAAACACCCTAAAATAGAATATTTTAACCTGTTCTTTTATAAGGCAGTATATTACTTTCTATTTATTATGTTGCCACTTTTAGTACTCGACATAACCGGGTGGCAATTTGTTGCCGGTTTCCTTATTATGCACATGGCACAGGGGTTAACTATGGGCTTGGTGTTTCAGCTGGCACACGTGGTAGAGGGGACTGACTATCCTGTGCCGAATGATAACGGTAATATAGAAGAAGCCTGGGCAGAGCACCAGATGCGTACCACGGCTAATTTTGCATCAGACTGTAAGTTTTCGGCTTTTTTTCTTGGTGGGCTTAACCGCCAGATAGAGCATCATTTGTTTCCAAAAGTTTGCCATATCCATTATGCTAAAATTGGTGAAATTGTAAAACTAACAGCGCATGAGTTTGATATACCTTACATACAGAGCAGGACGTTTTTATGTGCAATGAAATCGCACATCCGTGTACTGAAAAAGTTTGGTTACGAAGCGCGAATGTCAGCATAG
- a CDS encoding hydrolase codes for MKPSPNLLAPDNHALVLIDFEGQMAFATKSISITELRTNVAIVAGASKIFDVPTIVTTVAEESFSGPVFPEIEEFYPQATSGYLDRTSMNTWEDEAAYKAITGTGKQKLVLAGLWTGVCIVGPALSALTEGYEVYVITDACGDVSNEAHERAIQRMVHEGVKPITSVQYLLELQRDWARQETYVAVTDLMKKYGGSYGLGIQYSHIMLKH; via the coding sequence ATGAAACCATCTCCAAACTTATTGGCACCAGACAACCACGCACTGGTATTGATCGACTTTGAAGGCCAAATGGCCTTTGCAACAAAAAGCATCTCAATTACAGAACTGCGCACAAACGTAGCGATCGTTGCCGGGGCATCAAAAATTTTTGATGTACCTACCATTGTTACCACAGTAGCCGAAGAAAGCTTCTCTGGACCCGTGTTTCCTGAAATCGAAGAATTTTACCCGCAGGCTACATCAGGTTATCTTGACCGTACCAGCATGAACACCTGGGAAGACGAAGCCGCTTACAAAGCCATTACCGGTACAGGTAAGCAAAAACTGGTACTTGCCGGCCTGTGGACAGGTGTATGCATTGTAGGCCCTGCCCTTTCTGCCCTTACCGAAGGTTATGAGGTATATGTAATTACAGATGCCTGTGGCGATGTAAGCAACGAAGCCCATGAGCGTGCCATACAGCGCATGGTGCACGAAGGTGTAAAACCTATCACATCGGTACAATACCTTTTAGAACTGCAAAGAGACTGGGCACGCCAGGAAACCTATGTAGCCGTAACCGACCTGATGAAGAAATATGGTGGCAGCTATGGCCTGGGCATTCAGTATTCTCACATCATGCTGAAACATTAA
- a CDS encoding alginate export family protein → MKNSYLIIIFILLSCNAGAQSFKLMRYDENYEYLKDSARNFYEGIKFIPLSADKNIYASVGGEARYEYVDFNNEDWGRLNTGHNNFLLQRYDLHADVHFGSRVRFFGQLRSALQSGRKNGSRPIDEDQLNVQNLFVDVVPWIKDKQAITIRAGRQEIDYGSGRLISVREGPNARLYFTGAKVMYSAPNVTADVFAMMADTTYVGTFDNKPSRQLNLWGGYSKIIIPRSGNLDFYYIGIKRNNAAFEEGLGKELRHTVGFRFWKYGGGFIYNLEGAYQFGSFGNGNISAWTGSADLGYSFENTTFKPTINLRNDYISGDKHAGDGSLQTFNPIYPKGGYFGFSPQIGPVNLIDIHPYGTLDLLSNLKFQADVVFNWRYSVNDGVYRPSGGFNLAGSSSSKRYIGTAYLASFVYSYSKFITLNTGIQYFKTGAFVDDIIPNSKNGLFINARLGFKF, encoded by the coding sequence ATGAAAAACAGTTACCTCATAATCATTTTTATACTGCTGAGCTGCAACGCGGGTGCCCAGTCGTTTAAGCTTATGCGTTATGATGAAAACTATGAGTACCTGAAAGACTCTGCCCGTAACTTTTATGAGGGTATAAAGTTTATTCCGCTATCAGCAGATAAAAACATATACGCATCCGTTGGCGGCGAGGCAAGGTATGAGTATGTTGATTTTAATAACGAAGACTGGGGAAGGTTAAATACAGGGCATAATAACTTTTTGCTGCAACGGTATGACCTGCATGCCGATGTACATTTTGGCAGCAGGGTACGGTTCTTTGGGCAGTTAAGAAGCGCATTACAAAGCGGACGCAAGAACGGCTCGCGCCCCATAGATGAAGACCAGCTAAACGTGCAGAACCTTTTTGTAGATGTAGTACCCTGGATAAAAGACAAACAAGCCATAACCATAAGGGCAGGCCGTCAGGAAATAGACTACGGTTCAGGCAGGCTCATATCAGTACGCGAAGGGCCTAACGCCAGACTGTATTTTACGGGAGCAAAAGTTATGTATAGTGCACCAAATGTTACCGCAGATGTTTTTGCCATGATGGCCGATACCACCTATGTAGGAACATTTGACAATAAACCATCCCGTCAGCTTAACCTGTGGGGCGGTTACTCTAAAATAATAATTCCGCGTAGTGGTAACTTAGACTTTTACTACATAGGCATTAAGCGAAACAATGCAGCTTTTGAAGAAGGTCTTGGCAAGGAGCTACGGCATACTGTTGGCTTCCGTTTCTGGAAGTATGGCGGTGGCTTTATCTATAACCTTGAGGGAGCGTATCAGTTTGGGAGCTTTGGCAATGGCAATATCAGCGCATGGACGGGCTCGGCAGACCTGGGCTATTCTTTTGAAAACACTACATTCAAACCCACCATTAACCTCCGCAACGATTATATATCGGGCGATAAACACGCCGGCGATGGCAGCCTGCAAACCTTTAACCCTATTTACCCAAAGGGCGGATACTTCGGCTTTAGCCCGCAAATAGGCCCGGTTAACTTAATAGACATTCACCCTTACGGAACGCTCGACCTGCTGAGCAACCTTAAATTTCAGGCAGATGTGGTGTTTAACTGGCGCTACTCAGTAAACGATGGCGTATACAGGCCAAGCGGTGGCTTTAACCTTGCAGGTTCATCATCTTCCAAACGATATATTGGTACCGCCTATCTCGCAAGTTTTGTGTACAGCTATAGCAAATTCATAACCCTTAACACAGGCATTCAATATTTTAAGACCGGTGCTTTTGTAGACGACATCATCCCCAACTCTAAAAACGGGCTTTTTATCAATGCGCGCCTTGGCTTTAAATTCTAA
- a CDS encoding M17 family peptidase N-terminal domain-containing protein, whose amino-acid sequence MKNILSQLKTVHFSLVLALLLTTTLTAQTTAIGTSKVWGTIEGVAIEGLVQGPSTAKSDLQVACVFEYTEGDIYNTPPALPAQLNGLVHLDDALKGQLTALRKAGKFHGYALETVVLTPAKGTLAAPKLLIIGLGDRNAFTPELMKKVGSVAVREALRLGVENFSFASDLKDAGIDSPTAKVAGYVTEGIFDAYRSELWFKENKLSTFKPLKKVILLAGPAFFEVAGQGINEAISNLKN is encoded by the coding sequence ATGAAAAATATTCTATCACAATTAAAAACAGTACACTTTTCATTAGTACTGGCACTATTACTAACAACAACACTTACAGCACAAACCACCGCTATAGGCACTTCAAAAGTATGGGGCACTATAGAAGGCGTAGCTATAGAAGGCCTTGTGCAGGGCCCATCGACAGCAAAATCAGATTTACAGGTAGCCTGCGTATTTGAATATACTGAGGGCGATATTTACAATACCCCTCCTGCCCTGCCGGCACAGCTAAACGGACTTGTACACCTTGATGATGCACTAAAGGGACAGCTTACTGCACTACGCAAAGCGGGCAAATTTCATGGTTATGCACTGGAAACTGTAGTACTTACACCTGCAAAAGGTACACTGGCGGCACCTAAATTACTCATCATCGGCCTGGGCGACCGCAATGCGTTTACCCCGGAACTAATGAAAAAAGTGGGCAGTGTAGCCGTAAGGGAAGCCCTACGCCTGGGGGTAGAAAACTTTTCTTTTGCCAGCGACCTTAAAGATGCAGGCATTGACTCGCCTACGGCAAAAGTGGCCGGATATGTAACCGAAGGTATTTTTGATGCTTACCGCAGCGAGCTTTGGTTTAAAGAAAACAAGCTGTCAACATTTAAACCGCTTAAAAAAGTTATCCTGCTGGCAGGGCCTGCCTTTTTTGAAGTAGCAGGACAAGGTATTAACGAGGCTATTTCTAACCTTAAAAACTAA
- a CDS encoding amidohydrolase, protein MQADTILYNGKIYSHVRENKGATAVAIKDGKFIAVGTDSDIMTLSTAATKIIDLKQKRVVPGINDSHIHLIRGGLNYNLELRWDGVPSLADALRMLKQQVDITPSPQWVRVVGGWSEFQFAERRMPTLDEINAIAPETPVFILHLYDRAFMNRAALKAVGYTKDTPAPPGGQIQRDSKGEPTGLIIASPNAMILYSTLAKGPKLSYEHQVNSTRHYMKELNRFGITSVIDAGGGFQNFPDDYQVVNELNEKKQLTVRIAYNLFTQRPKKEFEDFNDWIDSVKLYQGDDMYRHNGAGEMLVFSAADFEDFLQPRPDLPENMEAELEKVVRLLVENRWPFRLHATYNESITRFLNVFEKIDREVPFNGLPWIFDHAETIDERNIERVKKLGGGIAIQSRMAYQGEYFTDRYGAAAAESTPPIKKMLEMEVPVGGGSDATRVSSYNPWVSMYWLTAGKTVGGLQLYTDTRLSRETALELYTRGSAWFSQEQQKKGDIQTGMFADLAVLDKDYFTVSEEAVKSIEAELTIVDGKIVYAKGDFSSYSPPVIPILPDWSPTKSFNGYYSDATHGHKLLEAEKKNAGKPNLTAQVHSCAGSCNVHNHNHDTARMSNLPINNYNAFWGALGCSCFAF, encoded by the coding sequence ATGCAGGCAGATACTATACTTTACAACGGAAAAATATACAGCCACGTGCGCGAAAATAAGGGTGCAACTGCGGTAGCCATTAAAGATGGCAAGTTTATAGCCGTAGGTACAGACAGCGATATCATGACGCTTAGCACGGCTGCTACAAAAATTATTGACCTTAAGCAAAAGCGTGTAGTGCCGGGCATTAACGATTCGCACATACACCTTATACGCGGCGGTCTTAATTATAACCTGGAACTGCGCTGGGATGGTGTACCCTCTCTTGCCGATGCGCTGCGCATGTTAAAGCAACAGGTAGACATTACGCCATCGCCACAATGGGTGCGCGTGGTAGGCGGCTGGAGCGAGTTTCAGTTTGCCGAAAGGCGTATGCCTACACTTGATGAGATAAACGCCATAGCGCCTGAAACGCCCGTGTTTATACTACACCTGTATGACAGGGCTTTTATGAACCGTGCCGCGCTTAAAGCCGTTGGCTATACTAAAGATACCCCTGCCCCTCCCGGCGGGCAGATACAGCGCGACAGCAAGGGCGAACCTACAGGGCTAATCATCGCATCGCCAAATGCCATGATACTGTACAGTACACTCGCTAAAGGCCCCAAGCTGTCTTACGAGCACCAGGTAAACTCTACACGCCATTATATGAAAGAGCTTAACCGCTTTGGCATTACCAGCGTTATAGATGCAGGCGGCGGCTTTCAGAATTTCCCTGACGATTACCAGGTAGTTAATGAGCTGAATGAAAAAAAGCAACTTACTGTGCGCATTGCCTACAACCTGTTTACGCAGCGTCCTAAAAAAGAGTTTGAAGATTTTAACGACTGGATCGACTCGGTAAAACTGTACCAGGGCGATGATATGTACCGACACAATGGTGCGGGCGAAATGCTGGTATTCTCTGCGGCAGATTTTGAAGATTTCCTGCAGCCACGTCCGGACCTGCCAGAAAACATGGAGGCCGAACTTGAAAAGGTCGTACGCCTGCTGGTAGAAAACCGCTGGCCTTTCAGGTTACATGCAACCTATAACGAAAGCATTACCCGCTTTTTAAACGTGTTTGAAAAAATAGACCGCGAAGTGCCTTTTAACGGCCTGCCCTGGATTTTTGACCATGCCGAAACCATAGATGAACGCAATATAGAGCGTGTTAAAAAACTGGGCGGTGGTATTGCCATACAAAGCCGTATGGCCTACCAGGGCGAATATTTTACCGATCGTTATGGTGCAGCTGCGGCAGAAAGCACGCCACCTATCAAAAAAATGCTAGAGATGGAAGTACCCGTAGGCGGCGGAAGCGATGCCACACGGGTAAGCAGTTATAACCCCTGGGTAAGTATGTATTGGCTAACGGCAGGTAAAACCGTAGGCGGCCTGCAATTATATACCGATACCCGCCTGAGCCGCGAAACGGCCTTAGAACTTTATACACGCGGCAGTGCATGGTTTAGCCAGGAACAGCAAAAAAAGGGCGATATACAAACCGGTATGTTTGCAGATCTTGCCGTATTAGATAAAGACTACTTTACTGTAAGCGAGGAAGCTGTTAAAAGCATAGAGGCAGAACTTACCATTGTAGACGGTAAGATTGTATATGCAAAAGGCGACTTTTCATCCTACTCCCCTCCTGTTATACCTATACTGCCAGACTGGTCGCCAACCAAAAGCTTTAACGGCTATTACAGCGATGCCACACACGGGCATAAATTACTGGAAGCCGAAAAGAAAAATGCGGGTAAACCCAACCTTACAGCGCAGGTACACAGTTGTGCAGGCAGTTGCAATGTGCACAACCACAACCACGACACCGCAAGGATGAGCAACCTGCCTATTAATAACTACAATGCTTTTTGGGGCGCGTTAGGCTGCTCATGCTTTGCATTTTAA
- a CDS encoding DoxX family protein: MELIKLIFTSDAGSAFNNAALLAFRVLLAVELFRVHGMKKFRIENGQKEHVPNPLHLPEKLNGLVATFSDTVVPFLIILGMGTRLAVLPTIGVTAIGYFVVHKNDSLEVRDVPYMYTLSLLFLLALGAGTYSVDHYILSLIN, from the coding sequence ATGGAACTTATAAAACTCATTTTTACTTCAGATGCCGGTAGTGCTTTTAACAATGCGGCACTACTTGCCTTTAGGGTACTGCTTGCTGTAGAGCTCTTCAGGGTGCACGGCATGAAAAAATTCAGGATTGAGAACGGACAGAAAGAGCACGTTCCCAATCCGCTGCACCTGCCCGAAAAACTGAATGGGCTTGTGGCAACATTTTCAGATACCGTTGTGCCATTCCTCATCATACTGGGCATGGGAACCCGCCTGGCAGTATTGCCTACCATTGGCGTGACAGCCATTGGCTATTTTGTAGTACATAAAAACGACTCGTTAGAAGTACGCGACGTGCCTTATATGTACACGCTTTCGCTATTGTTTTTACTGGCATTGGGCGCAGGCACATATTCTGTAGACCATTATATCTTGAGCCTTATCAATTAA
- a CDS encoding Dps family protein, whose amino-acid sequence MEPKIGIKEEHLAAVAHSLSQILADEFVLYTKTKKAHWNVEGADFYNKHLFFEQQYTQLDDIVDTVAERIRILGHYAPGSLKEYLELTHLSESASDKNDSLSYIKELLADHESIMIHLRENINRYALALKDLGTSDYITGLMETHEKMAWMLRAHLK is encoded by the coding sequence ATGGAACCAAAAATCGGAATTAAAGAAGAGCACCTCGCTGCTGTAGCGCACTCCCTAAGCCAGATCCTGGCAGATGAATTTGTACTATACACAAAAACAAAAAAAGCCCACTGGAATGTTGAAGGCGCAGACTTTTACAACAAGCACCTGTTCTTTGAGCAGCAATATACCCAACTGGATGATATTGTAGATACTGTGGCTGAACGCATCAGGATACTGGGTCATTATGCTCCTGGGTCGCTTAAGGAATATCTGGAGCTTACTCACCTTTCTGAATCTGCATCAGATAAAAACGACAGTCTTAGCTATATAAAAGAACTGCTGGCAGATCACGAAAGCATAATGATACACCTGCGTGAAAACATTAACCGCTATGCATTAGCGTTGAAGGACCTGGGTACCAGCGATTATATAACAGGCCTTATGGAAACCCACGAAAAAATGGCGTGGATGCTAAGGGCACACCTTAAATAA
- a CDS encoding YoaK family protein: MEKQSNIWYVTLLLTIIAGYCDTVTFVAADSLFSAHVTGNFIVFAYQIVKGSELHAWIKLLTFPVFIISVIIGGRLGAKAVDRYNLLLWEGLLLILAGAASYVFGYLGIFTEWPMYTVALVVVCAMGLQNAFGKLYAKETHGPTTMMTGNVTQASLDLGSLLKDGLSNADTVLSFKKQLVTISGFLVGCFLGAIAGKFWGLGTVLVPGMALIFCYIKTKRAATL, encoded by the coding sequence ATGGAAAAACAATCTAATATCTGGTATGTTACACTGTTGCTTACCATTATAGCGGGCTACTGCGATACCGTTACATTTGTCGCAGCAGACTCCTTATTTTCGGCACACGTTACGGGCAACTTTATTGTATTTGCCTATCAAATAGTAAAAGGGTCTGAACTGCACGCCTGGATCAAACTGCTAACCTTTCCGGTGTTTATCATATCGGTAATTATTGGAGGCAGATTGGGCGCAAAGGCCGTAGACCGCTACAATCTTTTACTATGGGAAGGGCTTTTGCTTATCCTTGCCGGTGCAGCTTCTTATGTTTTTGGCTATCTGGGCATATTTACAGAATGGCCCATGTATACCGTTGCGCTTGTAGTGGTTTGCGCTATGGGACTGCAAAATGCGTTTGGTAAGCTTTACGCTAAAGAAACCCACGGCCCTACCACCATGATGACGGGTAATGTTACCCAGGCTTCCCTCGATCTTGGCAGCCTGCTTAAAGATGGCCTTAGCAATGCTGATACGGTATTGAGTTTTAAAAAGCAGCTGGTTACAATATCAGGCTTTTTGGTGGGCTGTTTCCTTGGGGCTATAGCCGGGAAATTTTGGGGACTGGGTACCGTGTTGGTACCGGGAATGGCGCTTATATTTTGCTACATTAAAACAAAAAGGGCAGCTACTTTATAA
- a CDS encoding sensor histidine kinase, whose amino-acid sequence MKPKLSLSANDKAHFTYALLLLSPFLYGAKADLQELKLHFEVSEQEDTSVVAKENRPHHDLIARYVAIGSLIILFILIGLLYKSSHKNRKIALALIDKQDEISCRQELLEKLTAEKEWLLNEVHHKVKNNLQLVVSLLNTQSAYLENEETVKALQSSKHRMYAMSLVHNKLYNAKNLNCIDMAGYIAELVHQLKESFDPHGNITFKQDVSNIILDAEQAIPIGLIINEAVTNAFQHAFTSTKGKLAVALTENSNSCTLSISDNGPGLVTDFDADQNGAVGMNLMRGLADQLDGTFSLKNCDGLTVAIIFTKKYHKTGNAYNNI is encoded by the coding sequence ATGAAGCCCAAACTATCACTAAGTGCTAACGATAAGGCACACTTTACCTACGCCTTGTTGCTGTTATCTCCTTTTTTATATGGTGCAAAGGCAGATTTACAGGAATTAAAATTGCACTTTGAAGTCAGTGAACAGGAAGATACCTCTGTAGTAGCAAAAGAAAACCGGCCGCACCACGATCTCATAGCCAGATATGTAGCCATAGGAAGCCTTATTATCTTGTTTATCCTTATCGGGTTGCTTTATAAAAGCAGTCATAAAAACAGGAAAATAGCCCTTGCCCTGATTGATAAACAGGATGAAATATCATGCCGGCAGGAACTCTTAGAAAAGCTTACGGCAGAAAAAGAATGGCTGCTTAATGAGGTACACCATAAGGTAAAAAACAACCTTCAGCTGGTCGTTAGCCTGCTGAATACGCAAAGCGCTTACCTTGAAAATGAAGAAACAGTAAAGGCACTGCAAAGCAGCAAACACCGTATGTATGCTATGTCGCTGGTGCATAATAAGCTCTACAATGCCAAAAATTTAAACTGTATTGATATGGCAGGATACATTGCTGAATTAGTGCATCAGCTTAAAGAGAGCTTTGATCCTCACGGAAATATTACTTTCAAGCAGGATGTAAGCAATATTATACTGGATGCAGAACAGGCCATTCCTATAGGGCTTATAATTAACGAAGCTGTTACCAATGCGTTTCAGCATGCTTTTACAAGTACTAAAGGGAAGTTAGCGGTAGCGTTAACAGAAAACAGCAACAGCTGTACCCTTAGCATTAGCGATAATGGCCCCGGACTTGTAACCGATTTTGATGCTGACCAAAATGGGGCAGTGGGCATGAATCTTATGAGGGGACTGGCAGATCAGCTGGATGGTACTTTTAGCCTTAAAAATTGTGATGGGCTTACTGTAGCGATTATCTTTACAAAGAAATACCATAAAACCGGCAACGCATACAACAATATATAA